A section of the Procambarus clarkii isolate CNS0578487 chromosome 38, FALCON_Pclarkii_2.0, whole genome shotgun sequence genome encodes:
- the LOC138372157 gene encoding tigger transposable element-derived protein 7-like: MAVTEQSTQLLGNLPTPRALRNCMNRLPVIYYNTKNAWFTQIIFEDWFQNHFYKLVKKQQINECRIHPAEVKVMLLTDNAPAHPIAKLTSPDGKITCMALPPNTTSEIQLMD; this comes from the coding sequence atggcagtcaccgaacaaagtacgcaattgttgggaaatctgccaACCCCCAGAGCATTGAGAAACTGCATGAACAGACTACCTGTCATCTACTACAAcacaaaaaatgcctggttcacaCAGATTATTTTTGAGGATTGGTTCCAGAATCACTTTTATAAATTAGTAAAAAAGCAGCAGATCAATGAGTGTAGAATTCATCCTGCTGAGGTAAAGGTAATGCTGTTGACAGATaatgccccagctcaccccattgctaaattaacatcgcctgatggcaaaataacatgtatggctttaccaccaaacactacatctGAAATACAACTCATGGATTAA